GTTTGGCATCGCTCCAAAGGCAGCTGAAGCTGAATGCACACAAGAGGACCGTCGGGACGTTCAACAGTGAAACTGGAAAGAGCAAAACTTTCTCTGCATCTGACGTACACAGCATTCACATACAAATACAACCGTTGCTTCTGAAGAAATAATAAATAATTGCCATGACCGTTGCAGCCAGTGTGCACCCAGCCACACATAAACACATATGTATACCAGTGCTTTGAAAAACAAACTTCACACAAGTGTAGCAATCATCAAGGTGTCCTTAACAAATTGTATGCTACTTCGGCGATGATCATTCACACATGCATAGGTTTTTTTTTTCTCTCGGTCCGAAATTTGACCGCTTACTGAAATTTTCGATGACCTCTGAATTTTTTTGTTACCAaccaatttttttaaatttaaaCAACAGACTAACGTCAACTAGTATTTTTGCCATACAGTACAACAACTAAACTCTTGGCTAAGCGGTAAGGCGCGTGAGTTACTGTTGTTGCGTCGGCTTAGCGGTAGGGCGCGCAAACTACTATTCTCGCATCGCAAGTTCGAACCCCATTTAGCGGAATAATCAATTTTGTGTGTTAttcaagcatttaaaaaatattGTTCGTAGTGCGGACTCTCAACCTTCAAAAAAATAAGACCAACCCAAGGGATAACCCTTGTTGGCATTTTTTTTATATAGGAGAAACTCCGCGAGCACCGTGTGTCAGAGCCGGGGCTCGAActctggtgggctggcagctacCCCAGCTACTCACCCAACGGGTCGACGCCCCATCCTCCGGACTCTCAACCTTCAAGCGGTAACTATGGACCTAACCACTACAACAAGAAGCACTTCCTGTACACAAAGGGTTAAACTCAATACATTTTGACATTAAAAAATTTTGAATTCAAAATCCATTTGAAAAATCGGGCGAAGAAAATCTGAATTCCTGAGATTTATGAATGCGAAGAAGCTCGTTGTGCAGGCTACTAGAGGAGCTCTCCGAGGGAGATAAGGAGGACAGTAGTGTGGGACAGACAGAAATAAGTGGAGGCATGAGACAGGTCTTGTTACAGCGCTTGCTCATTTGTGCTAATTTAGATATAGAAGATTTGGATCGATATCAGTTTTCTCAAATAGAAAATATATAGAAGGGTTGTTATCACACTAGGCCACCAATCACGAGTGCTAACCAAATTGTCTCGAGGGATGTCGTCATTATGTGAAGAGATGTTGTCATGTTTTTTTATTCTTGTTTTAGGGAAGAGATGTCGTCATGTTGGCAACACCATGATCACCATGTGTTGTTACCAGCAAAGCGTACTACTAGTCTACTAGCATCGCTCCAGGTCCAGGATCGACCAAAGCAAATTAATCAACGAGTACTCATGGAGGTGGAGACGGGAATCTGCGACCTCCCAGCGGACTGCCTGGCCCGCGTCGCCTCCCTGACCTCCCCCGGCGACGCGTGCAGGCTGGCGGCCACCGCTGCCGTGCTCTGGGAAGCCGCTGACTCTGATGAGGTCTGGGGCAGCTTCGTCCCGGCAGACTGCGCCCACATCCTAGCACGGTGGAGCACGAGTGATGAGCGCCGCCGGGAGGGAGAAACAAACAAGGGGTTCTTCTCCCGACTCTGCGACTCCCCGGTTCTCCTCGATGGTGGCAAGCTGGTATATATGCTGCTGCATTACTAGTATACCATGTACATGTGTGTATCAGGAGATCACGTCTGACATTGCATCTATCGACGGGGCAAGAAGAGCTTCTCGCTGGACAGGCATAGCGGCGCGAAAAAGTACATGATACCGGCGAAAGCTCTGTGCTACGGGTGGAGTGGCTACCCCTACGGAGGCCTCGTCTGGTCACACTGCCACCCTCACTCCAGGTTTTGTGTTCGTCCAATCTCGCATAATCTATTTAATTTCTGGTCAAATTTCAATCATTTCTGTGCTCCTTCTGCTCATTAGCTCACTTTGTGTAGTCACTGGATTGTTCCTTTCCTCCACACAACAAAATGCACGCTTCCATGCTGCCATTTTAATATAAGTAATGGGGAAATTAGGTGAGTGAAATCCACAATTAAATTCACTCAGCAGCTATGTTAGCAAAGTAACATTATGATATAGCCTCTCGGATGCTGAAGATAGGGAAGTACTCAAGCCCATAGTATAAGCTGCGTTTAGTGTTGCGACGGCTTATATGAGAATCCCTATTGCCCAACCCATTTTTTTTCTTATTTGAGTGTTTGTGTGACCCAGTTTTGCTTACTTGTGTGGGTAAATTTGCACCACAAGTTATAAAATAAGCGCAACACAACACGGTTCAACCACCGCAAACTGAGGCTAACTCTTTCGACATGTAGATTCAGCGAGGTGGCCGTTCTTTCATACATATGCTGGCTGGACGTGAACGGCATCTTAAACACGAAGAACCTCTCGGGCATTGGTAGAGGCTGCATGGCCTATCTCATATACAGGGTGCATCAGCTGCACACAGACACAGCTCAGAACAAAGACCAAGAAGCTGAAGTGTTGTCCTCTTCTACCAGCAGCAATCATGAGTGCAACCATCTCGTCCCTCAGAAGCACTCGCGATCTCTTTTATGGGACTGGGGCTGGGAACTCGATGGATCATCATCGTTGGCATCAGTAGACACGGAAGAGAAGAATCAAAGTCTGAAGCAGCGGCTAAAATCTGATGGTGTGAGCGTGAGAAGCGATGGACGATGGATAGAGCAAGAGATCAACATAGAACTGGACAAACCGTGTCTGGACGGGGAGGAGAGGAATGTTTCCATTGAGTTTAGAGGGTTCACAGGGTCGCATAGTTGTCAAATTATCATAGAAGGGATCGAGATACGGCCGAGAGCAATGGAAAGTTAAAAGCATGGCCAAATTTCTTAGATAGATGAATTCAACAATATGGTTAAGTTTATTTGCAGCAATATTGCAATTTTCAAGTATGTCGCTGTGTAAATTTTGTGCCTTGCATTCCATTGGTATTTAAATTTTGTGCCATGCATTCCATTGGTAACATATGAGGCATGTATATCTTAGCCTTTTTTATTCACCCATAGACCAATGGTGAAACTTGAAACCTAGCATATTGAAGGTGTGCCTAGCTTTGGTTGTAAGTGTTGTGGAATAAGTGGAATTCCGTAACTCATGCAACCAAAGCTGGCATACCTTCTATATATAACATAAGATTCATGTTACATCACGGTGCATGGACAATATTTTTTGGTTTGCCTCATGTATTTTCTCGATCTCAGTTAGCAACCTATTTTATGAACTCAATGATCGCGGTTAAGTTGTTACTGGAAGATAGATATTTGTTTCCTCTAACCACTAATTTGTACTTAAGCTCTTTGTCCTCATTGGTCAAAACTTGATCAGagttgttattttgaaaagaatAACTAATTTTAGTCGTAGTACACAAAAAAAACTTGTGATGGATTTGGCTCATGATAGAGCTTTGGGCATATGAAGAGCATCGACATAAGTAACAAGATATGCTTTGTTTTTCAACACTACCTTATTCTTGGAGACGATGGGAGAGTCATCATAATGaattccctttcttgaagaagcTGGGAGGGCTGGGTTTCTGAACTTCTTGGTAAAGTTAAGTGTTGTCTTCAATGAAGTTGCCTCATTTTTTAGGAGAGTGTTTTGTGCTGTCCGGCCAAATTTTCACAACAGTGACGTTGCTCGATTTTTGCTGGCACCGCACAAAAAAAGAACGGGTGGTTGAGCCTCTAGTTGGTACAATGTAAAGGTTTATAGATCAGATCGAAGAAACTTAAAGTGGTGCTGTAGTCTGCTTTAACTTCCTTAGATCCTCTCTTAAGCCCTTTGCACATGTGATTGCCTCGGTTGCCTCATAAAGCTGGGTAGAGAGTGCTGAGATAAATATTATTGCCATTTCTCTCATGACATATCCTCTACAATGCTAAGGTATAAACATTCTGAACTAGCTTCATTCATTTTAGATAAATTCATGTTTATATATTAATTCAAAAGTATCTTTAGTAGCATTGAGCTGAGATTCTCATAGTCAAGAATATATCTTATACTCGATTCGATAATAAGAGCTAACATGTAGATGTGAGATTGATAGACACTTCTACTAGACGACGGCAATGACACAATTATATTTCTAAAAGAATCTACTGTTATGTTCTCTTTGTCTCTTTGCTTATGATCACCTCTAATATTGCTCCCAAAGAATAATATTATATAGCCAGCTCAGCTTAGTTGGTCATGGGTCAGTAATGGAGGTGCTTCTGTGTGTGCTTGAGTCTACGGTTCTGCCCCTACCAAATACTCTTGCCATTTCAACAATATAAGATAAGAGATCattatcattagattcatcacggAATATATTTTTGTATTTTATTTATTTCGTGTTGTATATGTTCCTGTAAACCTGGTCAAACATTGAAATGTTTGAATTTTGGATTAATTAATACACCTTGTATTTTGAGGAGGGGTTACAACTAAATAGTGTGGCATTTTCCGGATATTATGTCCAAATGGTATATCAATCAAGATGAATGGTCTCAATGGTAATTGTTGTTGTTATAATTCGAAAATGCATGTGTGTATCATGGTAATTGATGTAGTTATAATTCAAAAATGCATGTGTTTATCACGAGATCTCGTCTAACTCTGACACTGGCATCAATCAGCCGGCAAGAACAGCTTCTCGCTGGACAGGCGTAGCGGGGCCAAGAAGGACATGACACCAGGGAAAGCTCTGTGGTACGAGTGGAGTGGCTACCACTATGGAGGACTCGTCTGGTCAATCTGCCACCCTCACTTAAGGTTTTGCTTTCCTAGCAATAACGTACGATTGTTATGTTGTGATCCAAATTCAAATATCATTAGTGTAGAATCGGTCATTAGTCctggttcgtaagggcctttagtcccggttcaccaaccgggactaataaGTCGGGATTAAAGacccaccacgtggcacgagcgcACGTCGGGGACTGGGGGtt
This sequence is a window from Aegilops tauschii subsp. strangulata cultivar AL8/78 chromosome 7, Aet v6.0, whole genome shotgun sequence. Protein-coding genes within it:
- the LOC141027896 gene encoding putative F-box protein PP2-B12 isoform X2, translated to MFFYSCFREEMSSCWQHHDHHVLLPAKRTTSLLASLQVQDRPKQINQRVLMEVETGICDLPADCLARVASLTSPGDACRLAATAAVLWEAADSDEVWGSFVPADCAHILARWSTSDERRREGETNKGFFSRLCDSPVLLDGGKLSFSLDRHSGAKKYMIPAKALCYGWSGYPYGGLVWSHCHPHSRFSEVAVLSYICWLDVNGILNTKNLSGIGRGCMAYLIYRVHQLHTDTAQNKDQEAEVLSSSTSSNHECNHLVPQKHSRSLLWDWGWELDGSSSLASVDTEEKNQSLKQRLKSDGVSVRSDGRWIEQEINIELDKPCLDGEERNVSIEFRGFTGSHSCQIIIEGIEIRPRAMES
- the LOC141027896 gene encoding putative F-box protein PP2-B12 isoform X1, whose amino-acid sequence is MFFYSCFREEMSSCWQHHDHHVLLPAKRTTSLLASLQVQDRPKQINQRVLMEVETGICDLPADCLARVASLTSPGDACRLAATAAVLWEAADSDEVWGSFVPADCAHILARWSTSDERRREGETNKGFFSRLCDSPVLLDGGKLKSFSLDRHSGAKKYMIPAKALCYGWSGYPYGGLVWSHCHPHSRFSEVAVLSYICWLDVNGILNTKNLSGIGRGCMAYLIYRVHQLHTDTAQNKDQEAEVLSSSTSSNHECNHLVPQKHSRSLLWDWGWELDGSSSLASVDTEEKNQSLKQRLKSDGVSVRSDGRWIEQEINIELDKPCLDGEERNVSIEFRGFTGSHSCQIIIEGIEIRPRAMES